In the Malaya genurostris strain Urasoe2022 chromosome 1, Malgen_1.1, whole genome shotgun sequence genome, one interval contains:
- the LOC131432741 gene encoding uncharacterized protein LOC131432741 — protein sequence MLIQELTDKLPAATQLQWVRYRRKSKVVTLRTLSNFLSNIVKDASEVASYGDAARYIEQGFRKGKKEKYDGFVHTHSVEQSSVVKARGESSTTKERKPCRICGRVDHRIRNCEMFRRLQLADRWDAVQKWQLCQVCLNEHGNAECKLNIRCNVESCRERHNSLLHSTVPIIRSNCNVHAIQRKPSIVFRMMPVTLYCGSCSVNTIAFFDEGSSYTLIERSLKDVLGARGVIQPLRVTWTAGVSRLEKGSQKIDLCISAKGSRQRYPLKGVHTVENLKLPQHSLDVPQLIQQYTHLQGIPVAKFQQSTPQILIGLKDIHLYAPIESRIGQPEEPIAVRSKLGWTVYGPTSEAHFDTGLVGHHSCNTVSNQELHDLLKSHYDMEETGISVALLPEPEEDRRALEILKATTVRIGDRFEIGLLWKDDDPSFPDSYPMALKRLQSLEKRLIKDPELYEKVRGMIAEYLAKGYAHKATLSELAAFESRKVWYLPLNIVHNSRKKKYRLVWDARAAVNGVSLNSKLLKGPDLLTALPAVVCRFRERVIGFGADIKEMYHQMRIRESDKRVLRFLFRNNPNTVPEVYVMDVATFGSTSSPCSAQYVKNLNAKEFARQFPEAAEKIIKNHYVDDYFDSADTVEQAVRLAKEVRLVHARGGFELRNWVSNSKEFLEAMGKERTDHDVRFSEDKETGLERVLGIVWSPTNDEFSFSIQLRDDLVPYISSEKLPTKRIVMSCVMSFFDPLGLLSIFTFYGKLIIQELWRSGCDWDQQIVGESAEKWNQWISRLPEVEDVRIPRYFFRRTDTLDYNSVELHVFVDASEIAYGAAVYIRIGAADGPKCSLVMARSKVAPLKHLSIPRLELQAAVMGTRLANSVAEILSFKLKQRYFWSDSRTVLSWIHSDHRRYKQFVAFRIGEILDLSNPTEWRWVPSKFNIADAMTKWNKNHTMRSDGPWFRGPCFLYQLEETWPEQDRIKPNVQEELRACFLFHDVETKEQIVDVTRFSRWKILVRTVACIYRFMSNCRRKRDGLEIEAIPVPVDWQQRVKRSIPAIIVPLTRKEFQKAEAYLWKSAQADGFPDEIKVLKKNRKLSYEKMHEIEHDSYLYSMSPFLDEQDVLRMEGRAARGSSLPFELRFPIILPKRHTITDKLLEYYHQQMAHGNTETAVNEIRQRFRIQHLRTEMKKIEKACVRCKVKKCKPRHPRMAPLPVSRVTPNQPPFSYTGVDFCGPFTVTVGRRSEKRYVSLFTCLTTRAVHLEVAHSLTTQACLMAIRRFVCRRGKPIEFFSDNGTNFQAANKEIARDIGNKAAEMFNDSRTQWNFNPPSAPHMGGVWERLVRSLKAALAVIDDGRTITDEVLLTVLAEAEDLINSRPLTYRSLDPGIEEALTPNHFVRAVGTIRTQCAVPPTNDAVALRDRYKRSQLLADRLWTRWVREYMPSINQRTKWHTESPPLANGDLVYIADDIVRKNWIRGIVVEVYKGADGRIRQALVKTAKGKLKRPVTKLAVLEVQDRKSGSIEETSPELRGGAVDAPSKNSNQ from the coding sequence ATGCTTATCCAAGAGCTGACTGATAAGCTTCCGGCGGCCACGCAGCTACAATGGGTGCGTTATCGAAGGAAAAGCAAAGTAGTAACGCTGCGAACACTGTCCAACTTTCTGTCAAATATCGTGAAAGACGCAAGCGAAGTGGCGTCGTATGGAGATGCAGCACGATATATAGAACAAGGGTTCCgaaaaggaaaaaaggaaaAGTACGATGGATTCGTACACACTCATAGTGTAGAACAGTCAAGCGTAGTGAAAGCAAGAGGTGAGAGTTCCACGACGAAGGAACGAAAACCCTGTCGGATTTGCGGTAGAGTGGATCACAGAATaagaaactgtgaaatgtttcgcAGATTACAGTTAGCTGACCGCTGGGATGCGGTCCAAAAGTGGCAGTTATGCCAGGTGTGTCTAAATGAACACGGAAATGCTGAGTGCAAGTTGAACATCCGTTGCAATGTTGAGTCTTGTAGAGAGCGCCACAATTCGTTGCTGCATTCAACGGTACCCATCATACGCTCAAATTGTAACGTTCATGCAATTCAACGCAAACCTTCCATTGTATTCCGAATGATGCCTGTTACCTTGTATTGCGGAAGCTGTAGTGTGAACACGATCGCATTTTTTGATGAAGGTTCTTCATACACGTTGATTGAGAGATCGCTGAAGGACGTGCTAGGAGCTCGAGGTGTGATTCAACCGCTTCGGGTGACATGGACCGCCGGAGTCTCGCGACTCGAAAAAGGTTCGCAAAAAATAGATTTGTGTATTTCGGCGAAAGGTTCAAGACAACGTTATCCGTTGAAAGGCGTCCATACAGTAGAAAATCTCAAGCTGCCGCAACATTCGCTTGATGTGCCGCAGTTGATACAGCAATACACTCACCTTCAAGGGATTCCGGTGGCAAAATTCCAGCAATCCACTCCACAAATTCTCATTGGACTAAAAGACATACACTTGTACGCACCAATAGAGTCAAGAATAGGTCAACCGGAGGAACCGATTGCTGTTAGATCGAAACTCGGATGGACTGTCTATGGACCGACGAGCGAAGCACATTTCGATACCGGATTAGTCGGACATCATTCATGTAACACCGTATCAAATCAAGAGCTTCACGATCTACTGAAAAGTCATTACGACATGGAGGAAACGGGAATTTCGGTGGCAttgcttccagaaccggaagaagACAGACGTGCTCTCGAAATACTGAAAGCCACGACAGTGAGAATAGGAGATCGATTTGAGATAGGACTTCTATGGAAAGATGATGATCCAAGTTTTCCTGACAGCTACCCTATGGCTCTGAAACGTCTACAGAGTCTTGAAAAGCGCTTAATTAAAGATCCCGAGCTGTATGAGAAAGTTCGCGGGATGATTGCAGAATATCTGGCGAAGGGATACGCTCATAAAGCTACGCTGTCTGAGTTGGCTGCGTTCGAGAGTCGAAAAGTTTGGTATTTGCCTCTAAACATAGTGCATAACTCAAGAAAAAAGAAGTATCGCCTGGTATGGGATGCTAGAGCCGCAGTCAATGGAGTGTCACTGAATTCGAAGTTATTAAAAGGTCCAGATTTGTTAACTGCACTTCCAGCAGTTGTTTGCAGATTCCGTGAGCGAGTGATAGGTTTCGGAGCAGATATAAAAGAAATGTATCATCAAATGAGAATACGCGAGTCCGACAAGCGCGTGTTGAGATTTCTATTCCGTAACAATCCCAATACTGTTCCAGAGGTCTATGTAATGGACGTGGCAACTTTCGGTTCAACCAGCTCACCCTGTTCAGCGCAATATGTAAAAAACTTGAACGCGAAAGAGTTTGCCAGGCAATTTCCAGAAGCAGCTGAGAAAATCATCAAAAACCACTACGTCGACGATTATTTCGATAGCGCAGACACCGTTGAACAAGCTGTAAGGTTGGCAAAAGAAGTTCGGCTTGTACACGCAAGAGGAGGTTTCGAACTTCGcaactgggtatcgaattccaaGGAGTTTCTGGAAGCCATGGGAAAAGAACGAACCGACCATGACGTTCGTTTCAGCGAGGACAAAGAAACGGGTCTAGAACGGGTGTTGGGAATCGTCTGGAGTCCAACTAACGACGAATTTTCGTTCTCAATCCAATTAAGGGACGATCTCGTGCCATATATTTCAAGCGAAAAGCTGCCAACGAAAAGAATCGTCATGAGCTGCGTGATGAGTTTCTTCGATCCGTTAGGGCTGTTGTCGATTttcacgttctacggaaaactgATAATCCAGGAGCTATGGCGAAGTGGATGTGATTGGGACCAGCAAATAGTTGGAGAGAGTGCTGAGAAGTGGAACCAATGGATAAGCAGACTGCCAGAGGTCGAAGATGTGCGCATACCTCGATACTTTTTCCGACGCACTGATACACTGGACTACAACAGCGTAGAACTCCATGTGTTCGTCGATGCAAGCGAGATCGCGTACGGAGCAGCAGTTTACATTAGAATAGGGGCAGCTGATGGACCGAAGTGTTCTCTGGTGATGGCAAGATCAAAGGTCGCTCCGCTAAAACACCTTTCGATTCCTCGTTTGGAGTTGCAAGCGGCAGTAATGGGAACCAGGCTGGCGAATTCTGTTGCTGAAATACTATCCTTTAAGCTGAAACAGCGATATTTTTGGAGTGATTCGAGGACGGTGCTATCATGGATTCATTCGGACCACCGAAGATATAAACAGTTCGTTGCGTTCCGCATTGGAGAAATCCTTGATCTGTCAAATCCAACAGAGTGGCGATGGGTTCCAAGCAAATTCAACATAGCCGATGCGATGACCAAATGGAACAAAAATCATACAATGCGATCTGATGGTCCCTGGTTCCGTGGCCCATGTTTTTTATATCAGTTGGAAGAAACCTGGCCTGAGCAGGATAGGATTAAACCGAACGTGCAAGAGGAGTTACGAGCATGTTTTCTATTTCACGATGTTGAAACAAAAGAACAAATTGTGGATGTGACACGTTTTTCCCGATGGAAGATTCTAGTTCGAACAGTAGCGTGCATCTATCGGTTCATGTCAAACTGTCGAAGGAAGCGAGATGGCTTAGAGATTGAAGCAATTCCGGTACCTGTTGACTGGCAGCAGCGAGTAAAGCGTAGTATACCTGCGATAATAGTACCTTTAACACGAAAGGAGTTCCAGAAGGCAGAAGCGTATCTCTGGAAATCAGCGCAAGCAGACGGGTTTCCGGACGAAATAAAGGTGCTAAAGAAAAACCGTAAGCTGTCGTACGAAAAAATGCACGAAATAGAACATGACAGCTATCTTTACAGCATGAGTCCCTTTTTGGATGAACAGGATGTATTACGGATGGAAGGTAGGGCTGCCCGAGGTTCATCATTACCATTTGAACTGAGATTCCCGATAATTCTGCCCAAAAGGCATACGATTACCGACAAACTTCTTGAATATTACCATCAGCAGATGGCCCATGGTAATACTGAAACTGCTGTAAATGAAATACGACAACGCTTCCGCATCCAGCATCTTCGAACAGAAATGAAAAAGATAGAGAAAGCTTGCGTACGCTGCAAAGTGAAGAAGTGCAAACCGAGACATCCAAGAATGGCACCACTTCCAGTATCACGTGTAACACCAAACCAACCACCGTTCAGCTATACCGGTGTAGATTTCTGTGGCCCATTTACAGTAACCGTAGGACGTCGTTCGGAGAAAAGATACGTTTCGTTGTTCACCTGCTTGACAACGAGGGCCGTACACCTTGAGGTCGCTCATAGCTTGACGACTCAAGCGTGCTTGATGGCGATACGTCGTTTCGTGTGTCGGAGAGGTAAACCGATCGAGTTCTTTTCCGATAACGGAACAAATTTTCAAGCGGCAAATAAAGAAATCGCTAGGGATATCGGAAACAAAGCTGCAGAAATGTTCAACGACTCCAGAACCCAATGGAACTTCAATCCGCCGAGTGCCCCACACATGGGCGGGGTTTGGGAAAGACTGGTGCGGTCTCTTAAGGCAGCGTTAGCCGTCATCGATGACGGACGAACGATAACCGACGAAGTATTGCTAACTGTACTGGCGGAGGCCGAAGATCTCATTAATTCGCGTCCTCTAACGTACAGGTCACTAGATCCAGGAATTGAAGAAGCCTTGACACCTAACCATTTTGTCCGAGCCGTGGGAACTATACGAACACAATGCGCCGTTCCCCCAACAAATGACGCTGTAGCTCTAAGAGACCGTTACAAACGATCGCAATTGTTAGCAGACAGACTGTGGACTCGGTGGGTTCGTGAATATATGCCGTCAATCAATCAGCGAACCAAATGGCACACGGAGTCACCTCCACTAGCAAATGGTGACTTGGTTTACATAGCAGATGATATCGTACGGAAGAACTGGATCCGTGGAATCGTCGTTGAAGTCTACAAGGGAGCAGATGGGAGAATCAGACAAGCCCTGGTGAAAACAGCGAAAGGTAAACTGAAGCGGCCCGTTACGAAGCTCGCTGTTCTTGAAGTGCAGGATCGTAAATCTGGTTCAATCGAAGAGACTTCACCAGAGTTACGGGGAGGGGCTGTAGACGCACCATCCAAAAACAGCAATCAGTGA